One Sediminicola sp. YIK13 DNA segment encodes these proteins:
- a CDS encoding ROK family protein, with protein MSKKIEVVLAMDIGGTYTKIGLVEKDGTIRGKRVFSTGSKHSFQGFVLNLEEEVALLCATMKDKIKIVAIGIGAPNANCFTGQMEHPPNFKWGDVIPISETISSLFKLPVVIANDANAAAVGEHVYGMAKNMKHFVVLTLGTGLGSGIVVDGKLVTGANGMAGELGHVSVDPKGRSCNCGLKGCLETYASVTGIKRTVFELLSELNEESSLRRISYESLTGEIISEQALKGDVIALKAFEITGELLGSKLADTVAHLDPEAFILTGGLSKAGDILLGPVVRNLEKNLFAAYKGKVKVYLSPTESSDAILGPAALVWQERR; from the coding sequence TTGTCGAAAAAAATAGAGGTTGTACTTGCAATGGATATTGGAGGTACCTATACCAAAATTGGATTAGTGGAGAAGGATGGCACCATCAGGGGCAAACGTGTCTTTAGTACTGGATCCAAACACTCCTTTCAAGGGTTTGTACTTAACTTGGAAGAAGAGGTAGCCTTGCTCTGCGCAACAATGAAAGATAAGATCAAAATAGTTGCAATAGGTATTGGTGCGCCCAATGCCAACTGTTTTACAGGTCAGATGGAACATCCACCAAATTTTAAATGGGGAGATGTCATTCCAATTTCAGAAACTATTTCCTCATTGTTCAAATTACCAGTTGTCATTGCCAACGACGCCAATGCAGCTGCGGTAGGGGAACATGTTTATGGTATGGCCAAAAATATGAAGCATTTTGTTGTATTGACGCTTGGTACAGGACTTGGGAGTGGAATAGTGGTAGATGGCAAACTGGTAACCGGCGCCAATGGGATGGCTGGAGAGCTTGGCCATGTAAGTGTTGATCCTAAAGGTAGGAGCTGTAATTGCGGATTAAAAGGGTGTTTGGAAACCTACGCTTCTGTTACAGGAATTAAAAGAACGGTATTTGAGTTATTGTCAGAACTAAATGAGGAATCCAGTTTAAGAAGAATTAGTTATGAATCATTGACCGGAGAGATCATTTCCGAGCAGGCACTTAAGGGAGATGTAATTGCTTTAAAGGCCTTTGAAATTACAGGGGAACTTCTTGGAAGCAAATTGGCAGATACAGTTGCGCATTTAGATCCGGAAGCATTTATCTTAACGGGTGGACTGAGTAAAGCTGGGGATATATTATTGGGACCAGTGGTGAGAAATTTGGAAAAAAATCTATTTGCAGCCTATAAAGGGAAGGTCAAGGTATACCTATCCCCAACAGAGAGTTCCGATGCCATTCTTGGTCCTGCTGCCCTTGTGTGGCAGGAAAGGAGATAG
- a CDS encoding universal stress protein, with amino-acid sequence MKKILIPTDFSENAWNALTFGLALFAKEKCHFLLLHINPIVYTGAENAIIMPHHLLKETVIEKSREKLKSWTQKIEKASANKNHIFESLAVYDFFVDAIKLQLEKSEVDLIVMGTKGATGLKKVTIGSNTGHVITKIKCPLLAVPENAKFNGLKEIMFPTDYHTGIDINVLEDLKAIMALHNSSLKIVHMVSREDEKLTKEQDRNKDFLKDYFSNSDQSFQKIIDTRLEEAIQSLTESQPIDMIVMVAKNQNFIQRLLFRPLVEQISYHISTPFLVLHE; translated from the coding sequence ATGAAGAAGATTTTGATTCCCACGGATTTTTCTGAGAATGCCTGGAATGCATTAACATTTGGACTTGCCTTATTCGCGAAAGAGAAATGTCATTTTCTTTTGCTCCATATAAATCCAATTGTGTATACCGGTGCTGAAAACGCCATTATTATGCCCCACCACCTTTTAAAAGAAACGGTTATAGAGAAAAGTAGGGAAAAACTAAAATCTTGGACACAAAAAATTGAAAAGGCATCAGCAAATAAAAACCATATTTTCGAAAGCTTGGCGGTTTATGATTTTTTTGTGGATGCCATTAAATTACAGTTAGAGAAATCAGAGGTCGACTTGATTGTTATGGGTACAAAAGGAGCTACGGGTTTAAAGAAAGTCACCATTGGCAGTAATACTGGGCATGTGATCACAAAAATTAAATGTCCATTATTGGCGGTACCAGAAAATGCCAAATTTAATGGCTTAAAAGAGATTATGTTTCCCACGGATTATCATACAGGGATTGATATTAATGTACTGGAAGATCTAAAAGCGATAATGGCCCTTCACAATTCAAGTTTAAAAATCGTTCATATGGTATCCAGAGAAGATGAAAAGCTTACCAAGGAACAAGATAGGAACAAAGATTTTTTGAAGGATTATTTTTCAAATTCAGACCAAAGTTTCCAAAAGATTATTGACACTAGATTGGAAGAGGCCATTCAATCACTTACCGAAAGTCAACCAATCGACATGATAGTGATGGTGGCTAAAAACCAAAATTTCATCCAACGCTTATTGTTCAGGCCTTTAGTGGAACAAATTAGTTATCACATCAGCACCCCTTTTCTCGTTCTTCACGAATAA
- a CDS encoding universal stress protein: MKKVLIPTDFSANAYNAISYALKLYKNEETTFYLMNTYTPAVYQSEYLLFSPGQIGLGDIYQENSEKKLNEVKQCILEEFNNPKHTFIIHSAFNTLVYEVVETVENENIDVVVMGTQGATGAKEILLGTNTVHVIKQAKCPVLVVPPKYSFDAPKEILFPTDYEIDYKKTPLEQLTNIAKTHGSKIDILHVSSGNELTNDQLENKSKLGELLGDIPHRFHDVTDQEIITAINNFQTDQKINLLTMVRNKHTFLERLFIEPIIKKISFHVTIPFLVLPHNSKV; encoded by the coding sequence ATGAAAAAAGTACTGATCCCAACCGATTTTTCAGCTAATGCATATAACGCAATAAGTTATGCATTGAAACTATACAAAAATGAGGAAACCACCTTTTATTTGATGAACACCTATACGCCAGCGGTGTACCAATCTGAATATTTGCTTTTTAGTCCAGGTCAGATAGGTTTGGGAGATATCTATCAAGAGAATTCAGAAAAAAAATTAAATGAAGTTAAGCAGTGTATTCTAGAAGAATTTAACAATCCCAAGCATACATTTATTATTCATTCCGCCTTCAACACTTTGGTATACGAGGTTGTGGAAACCGTGGAGAATGAAAATATCGATGTTGTGGTAATGGGGACCCAAGGGGCTACTGGAGCCAAAGAAATTTTGTTGGGAACAAATACCGTACATGTTATTAAACAAGCTAAATGTCCAGTATTGGTAGTGCCGCCAAAGTATTCTTTTGATGCTCCAAAAGAAATACTTTTTCCAACAGATTATGAGATCGACTATAAGAAAACACCATTGGAACAACTTACCAACATAGCTAAGACCCATGGCTCTAAAATAGACATTTTACATGTATCCTCTGGAAACGAATTAACGAACGACCAATTGGAAAACAAATCTAAATTAGGTGAGCTACTAGGGGATATTCCACATCGTTTCCATGACGTAACCGATCAAGAAATCATTACAGCCATTAATAATTTTCAAACAGATCAAAAGATAAATTTACTGACCATGGTTCGAAATAAACATACTTTTTTGGAACGCTTGTTTATTGAACCCATTATAAAAAAAATAAGTTTTCATGTAACCATCCCATTTTTGGTGCTTCCACACAATTCAAAAGTATAG
- a CDS encoding universal stress protein → MKNILVPTDFSNNAYNALFYITQLLKDTHCTFHILNCYDGRTKVLTKKGGEPNEKELPYALRVDSKEGLVKTKHRIVLDTGYEKHSFESISKKGDLIKTVEKLIKDLQIDLVVMGNKGITGAKDIFLGSNTTKVIHAGLACPVLTVPKEIDFKIPKNLALVTDYKNCISAEQMATIIEIAGISEATIRVMHINEKERLDKFETSNMNTLTKYLEEIDHSFHWMPKFSSKTEAIQLFLEELEIDMLIMFHSEHSLMEKIFGEPVIKKITFDIELPFLVINLPK, encoded by the coding sequence ATGAAAAATATTTTAGTTCCAACAGACTTTTCCAATAATGCTTATAATGCACTGTTCTATATCACACAACTTTTAAAAGATACCCACTGTACTTTTCACATTCTTAATTGTTATGATGGAAGAACAAAGGTCCTAACCAAAAAAGGTGGGGAGCCCAATGAAAAGGAATTACCCTATGCACTTCGGGTAGATTCCAAAGAAGGCCTCGTAAAGACCAAGCATAGGATTGTATTGGATACGGGGTATGAAAAACATTCTTTTGAATCTATTTCAAAAAAAGGTGATCTTATAAAGACAGTGGAAAAACTGATAAAGGACCTTCAAATTGATTTGGTGGTCATGGGAAACAAAGGGATTACAGGTGCCAAGGATATTTTTTTGGGAAGCAATACCACAAAGGTTATTCATGCTGGTTTAGCATGTCCGGTATTAACCGTTCCCAAGGAAATTGATTTCAAAATCCCAAAGAATCTTGCTTTGGTAACGGATTATAAAAATTGCATAAGTGCTGAACAAATGGCCACAATTATTGAAATTGCTGGAATTTCAGAAGCTACAATTCGCGTTATGCATATCAATGAAAAAGAAAGACTGGACAAATTTGAAACTTCCAATATGAACACGTTGACCAAATATTTGGAAGAAATTGATCACAGCTTTCACTGGATGCCAAAATTCTCTTCAAAAACAGAGGCCATACAGTTGTTTTTGGAGGAACTTGAAATAGATATGTTGATTATGTTCCATTCTGAGCATAGCCTTATGGAGAAAATTTTTGGGGAACCGGTTATTAAAAAAATAACATTTGATATAGAACTCCCGTTCTTAGTGATCAACTTGCCCAAGTGA
- a CDS encoding four-helix bundle copper-binding protein — MVADSSFAKQYCQLCAEVCEWCASQCDEHKNKHCKLCAESCRRCAEECKKIAAA, encoded by the coding sequence ATGGTTGCTGATAGTAGTTTTGCAAAACAGTACTGCCAATTATGTGCAGAAGTGTGCGAATGGTGTGCATCCCAATGTGATGAACATAAAAACAAGCACTGTAAACTATGTGCAGAAAGTTGCAGAAGATGTGCGGAAGAATGTAAAAAAATTGCAGCTGCCTAA
- a CDS encoding GH3 family domain-containing protein produces the protein MAIIGNIIKGFIEVKDALTFETNPIEEQQQVLRQLLEKAKDTEFGKFYGFKELLESEDLEHSFAERVPYFDYDSIQNNWWHKIHQQKKNITWPGNPTYFALSSGTTGKESKRIPVTDDMVHAIRQAGIKQVFALSNFDLPPDFFEKEIMMLGSSTDLTERNQRLEGEISGISASNIPSWFRGYYKPGQEISKMEDWDERVQKIAENAHKWDIGAISGIPSWIELMLQKVIAYHDIKHIHEIWPNLQVYTSGGVAFGPYEKSFNALMGKQITIIDTYLASEGFIAFQARPETTSMKLITDNGIYFEFVPFHPDYINPDGSLSPNAPVLTLSEVEDGKEYVLLISTVSGTWRYVIGDTIEFTDIDKAEIKITGRTKFFLNTVGSQLSVNKMDDAIKILEDEFGIKIPEYTLCAKRIEGEFYHCWYLGTEDEAKGQDLAARLDSYLKEANKNYKVARSKALEGVEITVVQPNVFYEWNARNKKKGGQVKMERVMGEEKFKEWEAFAQKISTA, from the coding sequence ATGGCGATTATTGGAAATATTATCAAAGGATTTATTGAGGTAAAGGATGCGCTGACATTCGAAACAAACCCTATTGAAGAACAACAACAGGTATTACGTCAGCTCCTGGAAAAGGCGAAAGATACCGAATTTGGCAAGTTTTATGGATTTAAAGAGCTTCTTGAATCTGAGGATTTAGAACATTCTTTTGCCGAGCGAGTACCCTACTTTGATTATGATAGTATTCAAAATAATTGGTGGCATAAAATACATCAACAGAAAAAAAATATTACCTGGCCCGGAAACCCTACCTATTTTGCCCTAAGTTCCGGGACCACAGGAAAAGAGAGCAAACGCATTCCCGTAACAGATGACATGGTACATGCCATAAGACAGGCGGGCATAAAACAAGTATTTGCGCTAAGCAATTTTGATCTTCCCCCTGATTTTTTTGAAAAGGAAATAATGATGTTGGGAAGTTCTACAGATCTAACAGAGAGAAATCAGCGCTTAGAGGGAGAAATCAGTGGTATAAGTGCCAGCAATATTCCTTCTTGGTTTCGTGGATATTACAAACCAGGGCAGGAAATTTCCAAAATGGAGGATTGGGATGAACGTGTACAAAAAATCGCGGAAAACGCCCATAAATGGGATATAGGAGCAATCAGCGGCATACCTTCATGGATAGAACTGATGTTACAGAAGGTCATAGCGTATCATGATATAAAACATATTCACGAAATATGGCCCAATCTTCAAGTATATACTTCAGGGGGTGTAGCCTTTGGTCCCTACGAGAAAAGTTTTAACGCCCTGATGGGAAAACAGATTACCATTATAGATACGTATTTGGCTTCGGAAGGGTTTATCGCCTTTCAAGCACGGCCGGAAACCACTTCCATGAAATTGATTACGGATAACGGTATTTATTTTGAGTTTGTTCCCTTTCATCCCGATTATATCAATCCAGATGGTTCCCTTTCCCCAAATGCACCTGTTTTAACGCTTTCAGAGGTAGAAGATGGCAAAGAGTATGTATTGCTCATAAGTACCGTTTCAGGGACGTGGAGGTATGTGATTGGGGACACCATAGAATTTACGGATATTGACAAAGCAGAAATAAAGATTACGGGAAGGACCAAATTCTTTTTAAATACGGTGGGGTCCCAACTATCTGTAAATAAAATGGACGATGCCATTAAAATTTTGGAAGATGAGTTCGGGATCAAGATTCCTGAATATACCCTTTGTGCCAAAAGAATTGAGGGAGAATTTTACCATTGTTGGTATTTGGGCACAGAGGACGAGGCTAAAGGCCAAGACCTTGCAGCCCGTTTGGATTCTTATTTAAAGGAAGCCAACAAAAATTATAAGGTGGCCAGATCCAAGGCCTTGGAAGGTGTAGAGATAACCGTGGTACAGCCAAATGTATTTTATGAGTGGAATGCCCGGAACAAGAAAAAGGGTGGGCAAGTAAAAATGGAAAGGGTCATGGGGGAGGAGAAGTTTAAGGAATGGGAAGCTTTTGCCCAAAAAATAAGTACTGCATAA
- a CDS encoding arsenate reductase family protein: protein MKNKINTKMGAIAKDDQQLTIYFNSESTIGKQTHAYITASSKEIRAIDITKENLTGMQWAELADNLEVELSDLIDTKHPKFKDTYGEQDVKLEENDWIKILQGEPALITWPIVIIGNQFLLVKNPSDVVKHINH from the coding sequence ATGAAAAATAAAATTAATACAAAGATGGGAGCAATCGCCAAAGATGATCAACAGCTGACAATTTACTTCAATTCGGAAAGTACAATAGGCAAACAGACACATGCCTATATAACCGCTTCTTCAAAAGAAATTAGAGCCATTGATATTACCAAGGAAAATCTTACAGGCATGCAATGGGCGGAACTGGCCGATAATTTGGAGGTGGAGCTTTCGGATCTTATAGATACTAAACACCCAAAGTTTAAGGATACCTACGGTGAGCAAGATGTAAAATTGGAGGAGAACGATTGGATAAAAATTTTGCAAGGGGAACCGGCCTTAATTACCTGGCCCATTGTAATCATTGGAAACCAATTTTTACTTGTAAAAAATCCTTCAGATGTTGTGAAACATATTAATCATTGA
- a CDS encoding helix-turn-helix domain-containing protein: MKVINLKTTNLGNMFLNLQNHFGGDITHNSDEEILTVNSEKAEGLIRGITFKGNISYIEFDIVFKNDILLVNSTLNSSPIYFAYCSKGHLVHSFGVEGKKTTLEKFQTGIVTTNSKMNNVFHFNKDIHYKISTIVVSTDDKSLSYHKLNATLTETFFPKKENGNFLYTGSYNLRIADKIQQLSAITQKGIVRSLLIEGIVHMILAMEIQQHSDDLENLESNRGTLTKREMEDVREISEFIKNYPEIQYTLKYLSNKSGLSPAKLQEGFKLMHERTVTDFIRNVRVEAAERLIKTTDLNISEVVYTVGLTSRSYFSKIFKEKYNCSPKQYQDHQNTLAITG; encoded by the coding sequence ATGAAAGTCATAAATTTAAAAACAACAAATCTCGGTAATATGTTCCTAAACCTTCAAAATCATTTTGGAGGAGATATCACCCACAACTCTGATGAGGAAATCTTAACGGTGAACAGTGAGAAGGCGGAAGGTTTAATTCGTGGTATCACCTTTAAAGGAAACATATCTTACATTGAATTTGATATTGTCTTTAAAAATGACATCCTTTTGGTGAACAGTACTCTAAATTCAAGCCCAATTTATTTCGCTTACTGTTCCAAAGGACATTTAGTACATAGTTTTGGTGTTGAAGGAAAAAAAACCACGTTGGAGAAATTTCAAACAGGTATTGTAACTACCAATTCTAAAATGAATAATGTATTTCATTTTAATAAGGATATACATTATAAAATTTCTACCATAGTTGTAAGTACGGATGATAAATCCCTTTCTTACCACAAACTAAACGCTACGTTAACGGAAACATTTTTCCCGAAAAAAGAAAACGGCAATTTTCTTTACACAGGTTCATATAATCTAAGGATAGCCGATAAAATTCAACAGCTTTCAGCAATCACACAAAAAGGAATTGTGAGGAGCCTGTTGATTGAAGGAATTGTGCACATGATACTCGCCATGGAAATTCAGCAACATTCTGATGATTTGGAAAATCTTGAAAGCAACCGTGGAACACTTACCAAGAGAGAAATGGAAGATGTACGAGAAATTTCTGAGTTCATAAAGAATTATCCAGAAATACAATATACTTTAAAGTATCTAAGTAATAAGTCAGGTCTTTCTCCAGCTAAACTACAAGAAGGGTTTAAATTAATGCACGAAAGGACTGTGACTGATTTTATCAGAAATGTACGTGTAGAAGCGGCAGAACGCCTGATCAAAACTACAGATTTAAATATTTCTGAGGTGGTATATACAGTGGGACTTACGAGTAGAAGTTATTTTTCAAAGATTTTCAAAGAAAAATACAATTGTAGTCCTAAACAATATCAAGACCACCAAAATACGTTGGCCATAACAGGTTAA
- a CDS encoding response regulator — protein MNLQTLNVALADDDEDDRFLFKEAIDEIKIQTKLSLFTNGQELMDYLNLPNIILPQVVFLDLNMPVKNGIQCLKEIRENSALDSMSIAIYSTSSTEKDIEETFVLGANIYINKPNSFTKLKDAIERVLQINWQYNTSNLNKENFLLRL, from the coding sequence ATGAACCTTCAAACCCTTAACGTTGCTTTAGCGGATGATGATGAAGATGACAGATTCTTATTTAAAGAAGCCATCGATGAAATAAAAATCCAAACTAAACTGTCATTGTTCACCAATGGACAGGAACTAATGGATTATTTGAACCTGCCAAATATTATTCTGCCCCAGGTAGTCTTTCTTGATTTGAACATGCCCGTGAAAAATGGGATACAATGTTTAAAGGAAATTAGGGAAAACAGTGCTCTTGATTCCATGTCCATCGCCATCTACTCAACTTCATCTACTGAGAAAGACATTGAGGAAACCTTCGTCTTGGGAGCCAATATATATATCAACAAACCCAATAGTTTTACAAAATTGAAAGATGCCATTGAAAGGGTCCTTCAAATAAATTGGCAATACAATACTTCCAACCTTAATAAGGAAAACTTTTTATTGAGATTGTAA
- a CDS encoding helix-turn-helix domain-containing protein, producing the protein MKLNVKYNFNTMCKIVLQEQLAELSIPYRLHGLGEIEFERPLDLQQINNLSTSLAAYGIEIIDDQKSALVQRIKETITNMILHDDEAKNFKVSSYLSNKLNYSYVYLSNVFSEVTHSSIENFVILKKIDHAKSLIINKDYTLTEIAYQLNYSSVAHLSYQFKKTTGLTPSTFQKIIQKRRTNSIQKPNS; encoded by the coding sequence ATGAAATTAAATGTAAAATACAATTTTAACACCATGTGTAAGATAGTTCTACAAGAACAGTTGGCAGAACTATCCATACCATACCGTTTACATGGACTTGGTGAAATTGAATTTGAACGCCCCCTAGATCTTCAGCAAATAAATAATTTATCTACCTCTTTGGCCGCCTACGGCATTGAAATAATTGACGATCAAAAGAGTGCCCTGGTTCAGCGCATTAAGGAAACCATCACCAATATGATCCTACATGACGATGAGGCCAAAAACTTTAAAGTTTCGAGCTATTTGTCAAATAAACTAAATTATTCGTATGTTTATTTGTCCAATGTTTTTTCTGAGGTCACCCATTCATCAATAGAGAATTTTGTGATCTTAAAAAAAATAGATCACGCTAAGAGCTTAATCATTAACAAAGACTATACATTAACGGAAATAGCATACCAACTGAATTATAGTAGTGTAGCACATTTATCTTATCAGTTTAAGAAAACCACCGGTCTTACGCCATCTACATTTCAGAAAATAATTCAAAAACGCAGAACTAACAGTATTCAAAAACCCAATTCATAA
- a CDS encoding DUF1328 family protein, protein MLRWTVTFVILAIIAAVFGFGGIAAGAASIAKILFFIFIILFVISLITGRKKI, encoded by the coding sequence ATGCTTCGTTGGACAGTAACATTCGTCATTCTTGCTATTATAGCCGCAGTTTTCGGATTTGGAGGTATTGCTGCGGGAGCAGCCAGTATTGCAAAAATCCTATTCTTTATTTTTATTATACTATTTGTGATCTCCTTGATAACAGGTAGGAAAAAAATTTAA
- a CDS encoding SOS response-associated peptidase, with the protein MYYKVSNTATRNDIENEFGVTLKYPRLHLPSPVINGLDEELLSVITEDSPNQVNFAIWGMLPNHYTGDWETYQQIENTLNIPLDKLSDSSLPLNDNGHKRCLIIVTGYFVTHLHRGELYPYYVHLPKNKPFLLGGLYTTLDDGFLTTSILVGKGINGISQDIHNLSPNAPLIVPMDQKADWLNHNLTNSDLDSLMEKNNRSNLTAFPIAKEFYYRNINFQSMLEPVFYATLPVPY; encoded by the coding sequence ATGTATTACAAAGTATCAAATACTGCAACACGGAATGATATAGAAAATGAATTTGGCGTTACCCTAAAATATCCAAGACTTCATTTACCCAGTCCTGTTATCAACGGATTGGACGAGGAACTTTTATCGGTTATCACCGAGGATAGTCCGAACCAAGTAAATTTCGCTATTTGGGGTATGTTGCCGAACCATTATACTGGCGATTGGGAAACCTATCAACAAATTGAAAATACACTAAACATCCCTTTAGACAAATTAAGCGACTCTTCTTTGCCGCTTAATGATAATGGCCACAAAAGATGCTTAATTATTGTAACTGGGTACTTTGTTACCCATTTGCACAGGGGCGAATTATATCCTTATTACGTTCATCTTCCAAAAAATAAGCCTTTTCTGCTCGGTGGATTATATACCACGTTAGATGATGGATTTTTAACCACTAGCATCTTGGTCGGGAAAGGAATTAATGGGATCTCCCAAGACATTCATAATCTAAGCCCAAACGCTCCTTTGATTGTTCCCATGGACCAAAAGGCAGATTGGTTAAATCATAATCTCACAAATTCTGACCTGGATTCCTTAATGGAAAAGAACAATAGATCCAACCTTACGGCATTCCCAATTGCCAAAGAATTTTATTATAGGAACATTAACTTCCAGAGCATGTTGGAACCGGTTTTTTATGCAACCCTTCCAGTTCCATATTAG
- a CDS encoding ferritin-like domain-containing protein, which translates to MSTYTEDVGTKLNTLLEKTIDDEKGFLKAAGNAKHPDLKAFFTKKSKERYDFGYELKEELRKFGQSIEKGGSTAATVQRAWMDIKSTISLDNDEAMLEEALKIEKAALNSYEEVLVDKDLPPHYLINSYQTKKHYTFQFRNSQGFGRCRLNPTGVHGY; encoded by the coding sequence ATGAGTACATATACAGAGGACGTAGGAACAAAATTAAACACCCTTTTGGAAAAGACTATTGATGATGAGAAAGGATTTTTGAAGGCTGCAGGGAATGCAAAACATCCCGACCTAAAAGCTTTTTTTACCAAAAAATCCAAAGAACGATATGACTTTGGCTACGAATTAAAAGAAGAGCTCAGAAAGTTTGGGCAATCTATTGAAAAAGGTGGAAGCACCGCCGCCACTGTTCAAAGGGCTTGGATGGATATTAAGTCGACCATCTCCTTAGATAATGATGAGGCCATGTTGGAGGAGGCCTTAAAAATCGAAAAAGCTGCATTAAATTCATATGAGGAAGTTTTGGTTGATAAGGACCTGCCCCCCCACTACCTCATTAATTCTTACCAAACAAAAAAACATTATACTTTCCAATTTAGAAACAGTCAAGGTTTTGGCAGATGTAGATTAAATCCAACAGGCGTCCATGGTTATTGA
- a CDS encoding nitroreductase family protein: MTEEEQVRLENIADTEHEIFALLKQRWSPRTFREEHISDINLKKIFEAARWAASSNNEQPWRFIYANKGTEAYDKIFNCLSEFNKQWASNAPTLLLTAFKEKDQNNNENFHALQDLGLCLGNMTVQAQYLGIALHQMAGLDWKKAQTEFNVPNGFHVSSAVALGYYGGDMDSLPPHLQEEETKERSRMPQENFAFHEKWVS, translated from the coding sequence ATGACTGAGGAAGAACAAGTTCGATTAGAAAATATCGCCGATACAGAACATGAAATATTTGCGCTTTTAAAACAGCGATGGAGTCCAAGAACCTTTCGGGAAGAACATATCTCCGATATAAATTTAAAAAAAATATTTGAAGCTGCTAGATGGGCTGCAAGTAGTAATAATGAACAGCCTTGGCGTTTCATATATGCCAATAAAGGCACAGAGGCTTACGATAAAATTTTTAACTGTTTAAGTGAATTTAATAAGCAATGGGCATCAAATGCTCCTACCCTTCTGCTGACTGCCTTCAAAGAAAAAGATCAGAATAACAATGAAAATTTTCATGCCCTACAAGACTTGGGACTTTGCTTGGGAAATATGACCGTACAAGCTCAATACTTGGGAATTGCACTACATCAAATGGCAGGTTTGGATTGGAAAAAAGCCCAAACAGAGTTCAATGTTCCCAATGGATTTCATGTTAGTTCAGCCGTGGCTTTAGGATATTACGGTGGTGATATGGATAGCTTACCTCCGCATTTACAAGAAGAAGAAACCAAGGAAAGATCTAGAATGCCCCAAGAAAATTTTGCTTTCCATGAAAAATGGGTGTCCTGA